A genome region from Methanococcoides burtonii DSM 6242 includes the following:
- a CDS encoding response regulator: MEREKLEKDIMRLLEQQPEISAKGIADRLSVSEDIVTRTIESLSDTRHKVLIVDDEPDAVIATKRALEADGYNVIEANNGTMAFDALKSDIPDVILLDVMMPDMDGFEVCRRLKEEPLYENIPVIMLTAKGEINDKVEGLDIGADDYMTKPFNLKELKARIKTVLRRTQD, from the coding sequence ATGGAAAGAGAAAAGCTTGAAAAAGACATAATGAGACTTCTCGAACAGCAGCCTGAGATCAGTGCAAAGGGGATAGCAGATCGACTTTCGGTTTCTGAGGACATAGTGACCAGGACCATTGAAAGCCTATCAGATACAAGACATAAGGTCCTTATTGTGGATGATGAGCCAGATGCTGTCATTGCTACCAAGAGAGCCCTCGAGGCAGACGGATACAATGTCATTGAAGCAAACAACGGAACTATGGCATTTGATGCACTTAAGTCCGACATACCCGATGTGATCCTTCTTGACGTTATGATGCCTGACATGGATGGCTTTGAAGTATGCAGAAGATTGAAAGAAGAACCTCTCTATGAGAACATACCTGTGATCATGCTCACAGCAAAAGGAGAGATCAATGACAAGGTTGAAGGCCTGGATATTGGCGCTGATGATTACATGACCAAACCGTTCAATCTGAAAGAACTGAAAGCAAGGATCAAAACTGTGTTGAGAAGAACACAGGACTAA